The following proteins are co-located in the Desulfoscipio sp. XC116 genome:
- the neuC gene encoding UDP-N-acetylglucosamine 2-epimerase — MKKSIIIVTGSRADYGLLSPVIKKLLADDSFELKIAATGTHLSEDFGLTLQEIEADGISIDVGIDVLQDDDSNKAMSKAIGTGVICFAEYFEKTRPDMAVVLGDRFEIFAAATAAAVACIPIAHIHGGETTEGAVDEFLRHSITKMSYLHFTSTEQYRQRVINMGEAPDRVFNVGAIGVENILSMSFMAKDELSRSIDFDLHIPYALVTFHPVTLEKNTTIRQIEELLSALDETNGLRYIFTKANADANGRGINKKIDAYCQNKDNAIALTSMGVLRYLSAMKYCEFVIGNSSSGIIEAPSFKKPTINIGDRQKGRICAKSVISCRPEKHAIMGSINKARSQQFLNEIANQANPYGDGKTSAKIAAVIKDFLDNGKINLKKSFYDARGYDNAL, encoded by the coding sequence ATGAAAAAATCAATCATTATAGTGACAGGTTCCCGCGCTGATTATGGTCTTTTAAGCCCTGTTATAAAAAAACTTCTGGCTGATGATAGTTTTGAGTTAAAAATTGCGGCAACGGGGACGCACTTGTCCGAGGACTTCGGATTGACTTTACAAGAAATAGAAGCGGATGGCATCTCAATAGACGTCGGAATTGATGTTTTGCAGGATGATGATTCAAATAAGGCAATGTCCAAGGCCATCGGGACCGGAGTTATTTGTTTTGCAGAGTATTTTGAAAAAACCCGGCCTGATATGGCCGTCGTGCTGGGGGATCGATTTGAGATATTCGCTGCCGCCACAGCAGCCGCGGTTGCTTGCATACCGATTGCCCATATTCATGGCGGTGAAACCACGGAAGGGGCGGTTGACGAGTTTCTTCGCCACTCAATTACAAAAATGAGTTATCTGCATTTTACTTCTACTGAGCAATACAGACAGCGGGTTATAAATATGGGTGAAGCACCGGACCGGGTTTTTAATGTCGGCGCCATAGGTGTGGAAAACATTTTGAGTATGTCTTTTATGGCCAAAGATGAGCTGTCGCGAAGCATAGACTTTGATTTGCATATTCCATACGCTCTTGTAACCTTTCATCCGGTAACATTGGAGAAAAACACGACGATAAGGCAAATTGAAGAACTTTTATCGGCTCTGGATGAGACGAACGGGCTCCGTTATATCTTTACAAAAGCCAATGCCGATGCAAACGGCCGGGGAATAAATAAAAAAATAGATGCCTATTGCCAGAACAAAGACAATGCGATTGCCTTAACATCAATGGGCGTTTTGCGTTACCTCTCCGCGATGAAATACTGTGAGTTTGTCATCGGCAATTCCTCCAGCGGCATTATTGAAGCCCCGAGCTTTAAAAAACCCACGATCAATATTGGAGACAGACAAAAAGGCAGGATTTGTGCAAAATCAGTCATATCCTGCCGGCCGGAAAAGCACGCTATTATGGGGAGTATCAATAAGGCAAGATCACAGCAGTTTCTAAACGAAATAGCTAATCAGGCCAACCCCTATGGCGATGGGAAAACATCCGCAAAAATAGCGGCGGTAATCAAGGATTTTCTGGATAACGGCAAGATAAACCTAAAGAAGAGTTTTTATGATGCGAGGGGATATGACAATGCTCTGTGA
- the neuB gene encoding N-acetylneuraminate synthase, whose protein sequence is MSDIFIIAEAGVNHNGDIKLAKKLVDAAKSAGADAVKFQTFKTESLVSKAAPKAEYQKQNTMTDGNQLEMLKKLELSYNYFKELKEYCTEKGILFLSTAFDFDSIECLESLEMPVYKVPSGEITNLPYLMKIAGTGKPVIISTGMSDLDEVGSAIKVLRDNGAGTMTLLHCNTQYPTPFEDANLMAMLTLRERFGVAVGYSDHTLGIEAPIAAVALGATVIEKHFTLDKSLEGPDHKASLDPQELKAMVTSIRNIEVALGDGIKQPSASEIMNKAAARKSIVAGRNIAKGEIFTEDNLAIKRPGNGISPMKWFEVLGMSAARDFCEDELIDL, encoded by the coding sequence ATGAGTGACATTTTTATAATAGCCGAGGCCGGAGTCAACCATAACGGGGATATAAAGCTGGCTAAGAAATTAGTTGACGCCGCAAAAAGCGCAGGTGCGGACGCGGTCAAATTCCAAACCTTTAAAACGGAAAGTCTTGTTTCAAAAGCCGCGCCAAAAGCAGAGTATCAAAAGCAAAATACTATGACTGATGGAAATCAACTGGAAATGCTTAAGAAGCTGGAGCTGTCTTATAACTATTTTAAGGAACTTAAAGAGTATTGTACGGAAAAGGGAATATTATTTCTTTCCACGGCATTTGACTTTGACAGCATAGAATGCTTAGAAAGTCTTGAAATGCCTGTATATAAAGTGCCGTCAGGAGAGATAACCAACCTGCCGTACCTGATGAAAATCGCCGGCACCGGCAAGCCGGTGATAATTTCAACCGGGATGAGCGATTTGGATGAGGTGGGATCGGCAATAAAGGTGCTCCGGGATAACGGCGCGGGAACGATGACTCTGCTGCACTGTAATACGCAGTACCCCACTCCTTTTGAGGATGCCAACCTCATGGCGATGCTTACTTTGCGGGAACGGTTTGGCGTGGCGGTCGGTTATTCGGATCATACCTTGGGGATTGAAGCGCCCATTGCTGCTGTGGCGTTAGGAGCAACAGTGATTGAAAAACACTTTACGCTTGATAAAAGTCTGGAGGGACCGGATCACAAAGCGAGTCTTGATCCGCAGGAGCTCAAAGCCATGGTGACGTCTATCAGAAATATTGAAGTTGCTTTAGGGGATGGCATAAAACAGCCATCGGCATCCGAGATAATGAATAAAGCAGCAGCCCGGAAAAGTATTGTCGCCGGTCGGAATATAGCTAAAGGCGAAATCTTTACTGAAGATAATTTAGCGATCAAGCGTCCCGGTAATGGAATTTCCCCTATGAAATGGTTTGAGGTACTCGGAATGAGTGCGGCGCGTGATTTCTGTGAGGATGAGCTTATAGATTTATGA
- a CDS encoding acylneuraminate cytidylyltransferase family protein encodes MLCERRIIAIIPARSGSKGFPGKNIRLLNGKPLIAHSIIQAQETGIIDEIFLSTDAQEYADIAIKYGANVPFLRSDDLASDSASTWDCVREALGQYHTLGKEYDIFVVLQPTSPLRTASDIFNAINQLILINADAVVSVCEVAHSPLWCNTLPENKSLKGFVRPEIMARTRQELSAFFRINGAIYAVSTSYFLKTQNIYDGNSFAYIMPRERSVDIDTLYDFTFVEYLLTLDNTGQGTENPHT; translated from the coding sequence ATGCTCTGTGAGCGCCGAATCATCGCCATAATTCCTGCGCGCAGCGGCTCCAAGGGGTTTCCCGGCAAGAATATCCGCCTTCTTAACGGGAAGCCCTTAATTGCCCATAGCATAATTCAGGCTCAGGAGACGGGAATAATTGATGAAATATTCCTATCAACAGATGCGCAGGAATATGCTGACATTGCAATAAAATATGGGGCGAATGTCCCATTTTTAAGATCGGATGATCTGGCTTCAGATTCTGCCTCGACATGGGATTGTGTCAGGGAGGCACTCGGACAGTACCATACATTAGGCAAGGAGTATGATATCTTTGTCGTATTGCAGCCGACATCACCATTGCGTACCGCGAGTGATATTTTCAATGCCATTAATCAGCTGATACTTATTAATGCCGATGCGGTAGTATCGGTGTGTGAGGTCGCTCATTCTCCCTTATGGTGCAATACATTGCCGGAAAATAAATCTCTTAAGGGTTTTGTCCGGCCGGAAATCATGGCTAGAACCAGACAGGAACTGTCTGCTTTCTTTAGGATTAACGGGGCAATATACGCTGTAAGCACATCATATTTTTTAAAAACACAGAATATCTATGACGGAAATTCTTTTGCATACATAATGCCGAGGGAAAGATCCGTCGATATAGATACCTTATATGATTTTACCTTCGTGGAGTACCTGCTTACCCTAGATAATACAGGTCAAGGAACGGAGAACCCGCATACTTAA